One window of Hymenobacter sp. BRD128 genomic DNA carries:
- the kbl gene encoding glycine C-acetyltransferase, with translation MYGTLQADLQHQLQEIKDAGLYKKERVITSPQGAEIDTQEAGEVLNFCANNYLGLSSHPEVVKAAKETIDSHGYGLSSVRFICGTQDIHKALEAKLAEFLGTEDTILYAAAFDANGGVFEPLFDERDAIISDALNHASIIDGVRLCKAKRYRYTHNDMADLEKQLQDAVAAGMRHRIIVTDGSFSMDGTIAQLDKICDLADQYDALVMIDECHSMGFLGRTGRGTHEYRNVMGRVDIITGTLGKALGGAMGGFTSGRKEIIEILRQRSRPYLFSNTLAPAIVGASLRVLELLTESTTLRDQLEENTKYFRAQMTAAGFDITPGEHPIVPVMLYDAKLAQNFAARMLDEGIYVVGFYYPVVPQGKARIRVQLSAAHTRPQLEKAVAAFTKVGKELGVLK, from the coding sequence CGCGTGATAACCTCGCCCCAGGGCGCCGAAATCGACACCCAGGAGGCGGGCGAGGTACTCAACTTCTGCGCCAATAACTACCTGGGCCTCAGCTCGCACCCTGAGGTGGTGAAGGCAGCTAAAGAAACCATCGACTCGCACGGCTACGGCCTGTCGTCGGTGCGCTTCATCTGCGGCACCCAGGATATTCACAAGGCGCTCGAAGCCAAGCTAGCCGAGTTTCTGGGCACCGAGGATACCATTCTCTACGCGGCGGCTTTCGACGCCAACGGCGGCGTGTTTGAGCCGCTGTTTGACGAGCGCGATGCCATTATCAGCGACGCCCTCAACCACGCCAGCATCATCGACGGCGTGCGCCTATGCAAGGCCAAGCGCTACCGCTACACCCACAACGACATGGCCGACCTGGAAAAGCAGCTCCAGGACGCCGTGGCCGCCGGCATGCGCCACCGCATCATCGTCACCGATGGCTCGTTTTCGATGGACGGCACCATTGCGCAATTAGATAAAATCTGCGACCTGGCCGACCAGTACGACGCGCTGGTGATGATAGACGAGTGCCACTCGATGGGCTTTTTGGGCAGAACCGGCCGCGGCACCCACGAGTACCGCAACGTGATGGGCCGCGTCGACATCATTACCGGCACGCTGGGCAAGGCGCTGGGCGGTGCGATGGGCGGCTTCACGAGCGGCCGCAAGGAGATTATCGAAATCCTGCGCCAGCGCTCGCGGCCGTATCTGTTCTCGAATACCCTGGCGCCGGCCATTGTGGGGGCCAGCCTGCGCGTGCTGGAGCTGCTGACCGAAAGCACTACCCTGCGCGACCAGCTCGAAGAAAATACCAAGTACTTCCGCGCGCAAATGACGGCCGCCGGCTTCGACATCACGCCCGGCGAGCACCCCATCGTGCCCGTCATGCTCTACGATGCCAAGCTGGCCCAGAACTTTGCGGCCCGCATGCTCGACGAAGGTATCTACGTGGTGGGCTTTTACTACCCCGTAGTGCCACAGGGCAAGGCCCGCATCCGGGTGCAGCTGAGCGCGGCCCACACCCGCCCGCAGCTCGAAAAGGCCGTGGCGGCCTTCACCAAAGTAGGCAAGGAGCTAGGCGTGCTGAAGTAA
- a CDS encoding response regulator transcription factor, whose product MSRIFLVDDHTIVRDGLRALLTHEPNITIVGEASNGQELLDRLPTTPADVVLLDANMPVLDGLATTLRLRAEYPQVRVLILSMLAHERYIGQLFDAGASGYVLKSAEKDEILVAIQMVISGRQFLCSDLGLNMLRKVLAKDDEPDETTKASRLSRRESEVLQLLAEGLTTNEIAEKLFTSKRTIETHRQNILEKTQTKNTAALIRLAVTQGLLD is encoded by the coding sequence ATGAGCCGAATTTTTTTAGTCGACGACCACACCATCGTCCGCGATGGCCTGCGGGCACTGCTCACCCATGAGCCCAACATTACGATAGTGGGCGAGGCCAGCAACGGACAGGAACTGCTCGACCGCCTGCCCACCACGCCGGCCGACGTGGTGCTGCTCGACGCCAACATGCCGGTACTCGACGGGCTAGCCACCACCCTGCGCCTGCGCGCCGAGTATCCGCAGGTGCGCGTGCTCATCCTGAGCATGCTGGCCCACGAGCGCTACATCGGCCAGCTCTTCGATGCCGGGGCCTCGGGCTACGTGCTTAAGAGCGCCGAGAAAGACGAGATTCTGGTGGCCATTCAGATGGTTATTTCGGGGCGGCAGTTTTTGTGCAGCGACCTGGGCCTGAATATGCTGCGCAAGGTACTGGCCAAAGACGACGAGCCCGACGAAACTACCAAGGCCAGCCGCCTCTCGCGCCGCGAGAGCGAGGTGCTTCAGCTGCTAGCCGAAGGTCTTACTACCAATGAGATAGCCGAAAAGCTGTTTACCAGCAAGCGCACCATCGAAACCCATCGCCAGAACATTCTGGAAAAAACCCAGACCAAAAACACGGCCGCGCTCATTCGCCTGGCCGTGACGCAGGGCCTGCTTGACTAG
- a CDS encoding KGG domain-containing protein → MKPTLSSQPLATAPPLPFKTRPAARIGDGSRTSRRGFASMDPAEQRRIASEGGKASHASGQGHKWTAEEARAAGRKGGLTSRRGPSRPAETKASAKAAK, encoded by the coding sequence ATGAAACCGACCCTGAGCTCCCAGCCCCTGGCCACTGCGCCGCCCCTACCATTCAAAACCCGCCCGGCCGCCCGCATCGGCGATGGCAGCCGCACCAGCCGCCGGGGCTTTGCCAGCATGGACCCCGCCGAGCAGCGTCGCATTGCCAGCGAAGGCGGCAAAGCCTCGCACGCCAGCGGCCAAGGCCACAAGTGGACGGCCGAAGAAGCCCGCGCCGCCGGCCGCAAAGGCGGCCTCACCAGCCGCCGGGGGCCTAGCCGACCCGCTGAAACCAAAGCCAGCGCGAAAGCGGCCAAGTAG
- the cdaA gene encoding diadenylate cyclase CdaA, which translates to MPLPFPFYFLHLGLADVADVLLVTWLLYQLYKLLRGSVALNVALGLLSLYLVYLVVNALGLGLLSAILGQFMSVGVLASIILFQQEIRRFLLNVGKVAMEGGGPLGWWRRPSRPASGAPSVAAFVEAAKSLAGKETGALICFTLTSDLSSYAESGDRLDAEPSKRLLLAIFNKTSPLHDGAVIVAQGRLVAARCILPVSQNPEVPAALGLRHRAALGLTEASDAVVLVVSEETGQMSLVRHGEIHRGLAAAELKTRLQEWLLVAPTRPKPAAAG; encoded by the coding sequence TTGCCGCTCCCTTTTCCCTTTTACTTCCTGCACCTCGGGCTAGCCGACGTGGCCGACGTGCTGCTCGTGACTTGGTTGCTGTATCAGCTCTACAAGCTGCTGCGCGGCTCGGTGGCCCTCAACGTTGCACTCGGCCTGCTGAGCTTGTACCTGGTGTATCTGGTGGTGAATGCGCTGGGGCTGGGGCTGCTCTCGGCCATTCTGGGGCAGTTTATGAGCGTGGGCGTGCTGGCGAGCATCATTCTGTTTCAGCAGGAAATCCGGCGGTTTTTGCTCAATGTGGGCAAGGTGGCGATGGAGGGCGGCGGCCCGCTAGGGTGGTGGCGGCGGCCCAGCCGGCCGGCCAGCGGCGCGCCCAGCGTGGCGGCTTTCGTAGAAGCGGCTAAGAGCCTGGCCGGCAAGGAAACCGGCGCGCTCATCTGCTTCACGCTCACCTCCGACCTCAGCTCCTACGCCGAGTCGGGCGACCGCCTCGACGCCGAGCCCAGCAAGCGCCTGCTGCTGGCCATCTTCAACAAGACCTCGCCCCTGCACGACGGCGCCGTGATAGTGGCCCAGGGCCGCCTGGTGGCCGCCCGCTGCATCTTGCCCGTGAGCCAAAACCCCGAGGTGCCCGCCGCGCTGGGCCTGCGCCACCGCGCCGCGCTGGGCCTCACCGAAGCCAGCGACGCGGTGGTGCTGGTAGTGAGCGAAGAAACCGGCCAGATGAGCCTGGTGCGCCACGGCGAAATTCACCGGGGCCTGGCCGCCGCCGAGCTCAAAACCCGCTTGCAGGAGTGGCTGCTGGTCGCGCCCACGCGGCCTAAGCCTGCGGCTGCCGGGTAG